DNA sequence from the Ramlibacter agri genome:
GCCCGGCCCACATGCCCAAGCAGGTGACGGACAAGCTGCAGAAGGACGTGGCCGAAGTGCTGAAGGACTCCGAGATCCTGGCCCGTTACCAGATCCTGGGCCTGCAGGCACCGACAGCCGTCACGCCGGCCGCCTTCGCGAAGCTGATCCAGGCCGACGCCGACAAGTGGGCCGCCACCATCCAGGCGGCGCACATCGTCGCGGAATAAGGAGTCCCGCATGGGCATGACCATCACGGAGAAGATCCTGGCCCGCGCGGCGGGGCTGGCCGCGGTCCAACCGGGCCAGTTCCTGGACTGCAAGGTGGACCAGGTGGCGAGCATGGACCTGCAGGGCAAGCTGGTGTTCAACACGCTGGGCAAGCTCGGGTCGGAGCAGCTGTTCGATCCGGCCCGCGTGGCGTTGACGCTGGACCACCAGAGCCCGGCGCAGACGGTGGCCATCGCCGACGTGCATGCGGCCATCCGCGTGGCGGCGAAGAAGTTCGAGGTGAAGAACCTGTTCGACGTCGGCAGCGGCATCATGCACGTGGTCATGCCCGAGCGCGGCCTGGTGCTGCCGGGCGAGCTGGTCATCATGAACGAGTCGCACACGCCCACCGGCGGCGCCATGGGCGCGGTCGTGATAGGCGTGGGGCAGACCGATGCGGCCGTGGCCGCGGCGCTGGGCGAGATCTGGCTGGTGGTGCCGGCCACGATCCGCGTCAACCTGCGTGGCGCGCTGCGCGATGGCGTCACGACCAAGGACGTCGCGCTGCACCTGATGAAGCTGCTGGGCTACGAGCGCAAGGCGATCTACAAGACCATCGAGATCGGCGGTCCCGGTGTCGCGGCGCTGTCCATGGACGCGCGCTTCACCATCACCAACTACTGCTCCGACATGGGCGCCAAGTCGGCGATCTTCGAGCCGGATGCGGTGACCCTGGCCTATGCGAATGCGCGCAAGCAGCGCGAGTTCACGCCGGTGAGCAGTGACGCCGATGCGAAGTACGAAGAAGTGATCGAGGTCGACCTGGCCGCGCTGGAGCCGCTGCTGGCTTGCCCGCACGCGCTGGACAACATCCACAGCGTAGCCTCGCAGGCCGGCAAGGCCATCAACGAAGCCTTCATCGGCACCTGCACCAACGGCCGCTTCGAGGACCTGGAAGCGGCCGCGCGCATCGTCGCCGGCCGCCAGGTGGCGCCGGGCGTGCGCTTCGTCGTCGTGCCGGCTTCGCGCGAGGTGTACCAGCGCGCGCTGGCCGCGGGCCACGTGGCCACGCTGGCGGAGGCGGGGGCGCTGATCTTCCCGCCCGGTTGCGGGCCCTGCATGGGCGAGCACAGCGGCGTGCTGGGCGCCGGCGAGGTGGCCATCAGCTCCGGCAACCGCAACATGAAGGGCCGCATGGGCAGCCCCGATTCCTTCGTCTACCTGGGCTCGCCGCAGACGGTGGCGGCCTCGGCGGTGCAGGGCGTCATCACCGACCCGCGCACGCTGGAACCCGTGGAGGCTGCACATGCCTGAGAAATTGATCCGCGCCGGCGCCTACCGCGTCGGCGACGACGTGAAGGCGCTGGAGATCATGCCCACGCGCTTCAAGAGCTCCAACGCGCTGTCGGACGCGGAACTGGCCAAGGCGGCGTTTGCCGACCTCGACCCGGCGTTCTCCGCCAAGGCCTTGGCCGGCGAGTACGGCATCGTCGTGGCCGGCGTCAACTTCGGCGGCGGCGGCAAGACCGTGGAAGGACCTGTGTTCGCGCTGCGCGGCGCGGGCATCCAGCTGGTCATCGCCGACGGCTTTGCCCGCTACTTCCTGCGCAACGCCATCAACAACGGCTTCGCCATCCTCGTGTGCGAAGGCATCTCGCAGGCCGTGCAGACAGGGCAGGCGCTGAGCGTCGACCTGGCGGCCGGGCGCATCACCAACGAAGCGACGGGCCAGGTGTTGCAGGCCACGCCGCTTTCGCCCACGGCGCTGGAGATCCTGGCGGCGGGCGGGCTGGTTCCGTATGCGCAGCGCAAGCTGGCGCAAAGGGCTGCGGCGGCGGCCTGATCCCGCTAACATCGCGCTCCATGGACCTCTCCCGCTTCCCTCGCCGTCGCTACACGCCCTTCGCCACCCCGCTGGAATTCCTGCCGAACTTCACGCAGGCGCTGGCCGCTTCGTGCCCCGGCGGCAAGGGGCCGCGCATGTGGATCAAGCGCGACGACATGCTGGGCCTGTTCCCCGGCGGCAACAAGACGCGCAAGCTCGAGTTCCTGGTGGCTGACGCGCTGGCGCAGGGCGCCGACACGCTGGTGACCTGCGGCGCGCCGCAGTCCAACCACTGCCGCATCACGCTCGCCGCCGCCGTGAAGGAGGGCCTGAAGTGCCGCTTCGTCATCGAGGAGCGGGTCAAGGACAGCTACGACGTGCACGCCAGCGGCAACAACTTCATGTTCCGCCTCATGGGCGTGGAAGCGATCACCGTGGTGCCGGGCGGCAGCAACATGGCCGAGGCCATGCAGAAGGTGGCCGACGAGGTGGCGAAGCTGGGTCGCAAGGCCTACATCATCCCCGGCGGCGGCTCCAACGCCATCGGCGGCCTGGGCTACGTGGCCTGCGCACAGGAACTGCAGCAGCAGTTCTTCGACGAAGATGTGAAGATCGACCGCATCGTCGTCGGCTCGGGCAGCTCGGGCACGCACGGCGGCCTGGTGGCCGGCTTCCTGGGCAACAACATCCGCATCCCCATCACCGGCATCGGCGTCAGCCGCGACCCGGCCGACCAGGCGCCGCTGGTCCTGAAGGAAGCGCAGGCCGTGCTGGACCTGCTGGGCGTGAACCTGAAGGTGAAACCCGAGGACGTGAGCTGCGTCGGCGGCTTCTGGCAGCCGAAGTACTCGGTGCCCAACGAGCGCATGGTCGAAGCCGTGCAGATGCTGGCGCGCACCGAAGGCATCCCGCTCGACCCGGTCTACACCGGCAAGATCATGGCCGGCCTGATCGGCCTGGCCCGCGAAGGCGTATTCAAGCCGGACGAGAACGTGCTGTTCCTGCACACTGGCGGCCTGCCGTCGCTGCATGCCTACGAGGGCGTGGTGCTGGGCGAGGGGAAGGATCTGGCGCCCTGACGACGCGGTGCGCAGCGGAGCTGCGCACCCTACATGACTGCGTCACTCTGCCGTGATGTTGTTCGCCTTGATCAGCGCGCCGTACTTGGCGAGCTGAGCGCGCGTCGCGGCGCCCAGTTCTTCCGGCGTCGTGCCGCGCGGCGTCAGGCCCTGCGCTGCGAGCTTCTCGCGCACCTCGGGGTCGGCCAGCGCCTTCTGCACTTCGGCGGCGAGCTTGTGCACGATGTCCTTCGGCGTGCCGGCCGGAGCCATCATCGTGAACCAGGAGTTGAACTCGAAGCCCGGCATGCCCGACTCGGACACGGTCGGCACGTCGGGGAACTGCGGCATGCGCTTGGGCGTGGTCACGCCGATCAGCCGCACCTTGTTCGCCTTGATCAGCGAGGTGACGGTGGCGAGACCCTGGAAGGCCGCGTCGACTTCCTTGCCGGCCACGCCCATCGCCGCCTGCGTCGCGCCCTTGTAGGGCACATGCTTCATGTTCAGGCCGGCCTGCGAGGCGAACAGCGCCATCGCGATGTGCTGCGGGCTGCCGTTGCCGCCCGAGCCGTAGTTCAACACGCCCGGCTGCTTCTTCGCGAGCGCGATCAGGTCGGCCGCGGTCTTCTCCGGCGCATCGGCTGGCACCAC
Encoded proteins:
- a CDS encoding 3-isopropylmalate dehydratase large subunit, with protein sequence MGMTITEKILARAAGLAAVQPGQFLDCKVDQVASMDLQGKLVFNTLGKLGSEQLFDPARVALTLDHQSPAQTVAIADVHAAIRVAAKKFEVKNLFDVGSGIMHVVMPERGLVLPGELVIMNESHTPTGGAMGAVVIGVGQTDAAVAAALGEIWLVVPATIRVNLRGALRDGVTTKDVALHLMKLLGYERKAIYKTIEIGGPGVAALSMDARFTITNYCSDMGAKSAIFEPDAVTLAYANARKQREFTPVSSDADAKYEEVIEVDLAALEPLLACPHALDNIHSVASQAGKAINEAFIGTCTNGRFEDLEAAARIVAGRQVAPGVRFVVVPASREVYQRALAAGHVATLAEAGALIFPPGCGPCMGEHSGVLGAGEVAISSGNRNMKGRMGSPDSFVYLGSPQTVAASAVQGVITDPRTLEPVEAAHA
- a CDS encoding 3-isopropylmalate dehydratase small subunit, encoding MPEKLIRAGAYRVGDDVKALEIMPTRFKSSNALSDAELAKAAFADLDPAFSAKALAGEYGIVVAGVNFGGGGKTVEGPVFALRGAGIQLVIADGFARYFLRNAINNGFAILVCEGISQAVQTGQALSVDLAAGRITNEATGQVLQATPLSPTALEILAAGGLVPYAQRKLAQRAAAAA
- a CDS encoding D-cysteine desulfhydrase, with amino-acid sequence MDLSRFPRRRYTPFATPLEFLPNFTQALAASCPGGKGPRMWIKRDDMLGLFPGGNKTRKLEFLVADALAQGADTLVTCGAPQSNHCRITLAAAVKEGLKCRFVIEERVKDSYDVHASGNNFMFRLMGVEAITVVPGGSNMAEAMQKVADEVAKLGRKAYIIPGGGSNAIGGLGYVACAQELQQQFFDEDVKIDRIVVGSGSSGTHGGLVAGFLGNNIRIPITGIGVSRDPADQAPLVLKEAQAVLDLLGVNLKVKPEDVSCVGGFWQPKYSVPNERMVEAVQMLARTEGIPLDPVYTGKIMAGLIGLAREGVFKPDENVLFLHTGGLPSLHAYEGVVLGEGKDLAP
- a CDS encoding Bug family tripartite tricarboxylate transporter substrate binding protein, with translation MKIPRRLALLALLCSAGLAQAQANYPNKTIRMIVPLAAGSAVDAAARIVADKMGRNLGQAIVIENQPGAAGLIGAGNVAKAAPDGYTIGGFNDSIMTMVPNMTPKMPWDILKDFEPVSLVATVEWGLVVPADAPEKTAADLIALAKKQPGVLNYGSGGNGSPQHIAMALFASQAGLNMKHVPYKGATQAAMGVAGKEVDAAFQGLATVTSLIKANKVRLIGVTTPKRMPQFPDVPTVSESGMPGFEFNSWFTMMAPAGTPKDIVHKLAAEVQKALADPEVREKLAAQGLTPRGTTPEELGAATRAQLAKYGALIKANNITAE